Proteins encoded by one window of Dehalococcoidales bacterium:
- a CDS encoding FeoC-like transcriptional regulator — protein sequence MLYQVLNEFRKSGGAVSLDALSRKLGVERSALEGMLETLVRQGKLKEISAAPSGCGGCHGSSCGGCASNMSANIGKSYELVL from the coding sequence ATGCTTTATCAAGTTTTAAATGAATTTAGAAAATCGGGCGGGGCTGTTAGCCTTGATGCTTTAAGCCGCAAGCTCGGTGTTGAAAGAAGCGCTCTTGAAGGGATGCTGGAAACGCTGGTGCGGCAGGGTAAGTTAAAAGAAATTTCCGCTGCCCCCTCCGGCTGCGGAGGCTGTCACGGCAGTTCTTGCGGTGGCTGCGCTTCGAATATGTCAGCCAATATCGGCAAGTCTTACGAACTGGTTCTCTAA
- the zupT gene encoding zinc transporter ZupT — MDINVGFALLLTTLAGLSTGIGSLIAFFIRKPNPSTLAVLLGLSAGVMIYISFTELLGTAIADIGFAKANLAFFVGIIFFALIDILVPHSYKEECASDHCLGIENSTKEKSNSMAALKRSGIFIAAGIAIHNFPEGIVTFSAAATGDVTLGVIIAAAVALHNIPEGIAVSVPILVATGSRKKAFGYSFLSGLAEPVGAVIAFLVLMPFLTPEVLSMTLAFVAGIMIYISLDEILPMAHHYGREHLVIIGVVAGMAVMALSLFILG, encoded by the coding sequence ATGGATATCAATGTCGGGTTTGCATTACTTCTTACCACGCTTGCCGGTCTATCCACCGGCATCGGCAGCCTGATTGCCTTCTTTATTCGTAAACCTAATCCCTCAACACTTGCCGTTCTTTTGGGTCTTTCCGCCGGCGTAATGATTTATATCTCCTTTACCGAGCTTTTAGGCACGGCGATTGCCGATATCGGCTTTGCCAAAGCCAACCTCGCCTTTTTTGTCGGCATTATCTTTTTTGCGCTGATTGATATTCTGGTTCCGCACTCCTACAAAGAGGAATGTGCCTCGGATCACTGTTTGGGGATTGAAAATTCAACCAAAGAGAAATCAAACTCAATGGCGGCGTTAAAAAGAAGCGGGATATTTATTGCCGCAGGGATTGCAATCCATAACTTCCCCGAGGGCATTGTTACCTTTTCGGCGGCAGCCACCGGCGATGTAACCCTTGGCGTTATTATTGCCGCGGCGGTGGCGTTGCATAATATTCCCGAAGGCATTGCCGTATCGGTTCCCATTCTCGTTGCTACCGGCAGCCGTAAAAAGGCCTTTGGCTACTCTTTTTTGTCGGGGCTTGCCGAGCCGGTAGGGGCTGTAATCGCTTTTTTGGTGCTTATGCCTTTCCTAACCCCCGAAGTGCTTTCGATGACGCTGGCATTTGTGGCAGGGATTATGATTTATATCAGCTTAGATGAGATATTGCCGATGGCGCATCATTACGGACGGGAGCATTTGGTAATAATTGGGGTTGTGGCGGGAATGGCGGTTATGGCGCTTAGCTTATTTATTTTGGGGTGA